One part of the Acuticoccus sediminis genome encodes these proteins:
- a CDS encoding S8 family serine peptidase, protein MTLIHTGVETIDPGPGPGGREGGADPGTGTGTGLVVLDLGPADPYFASQYHLANGAGGQRDLNLFSGGASVWDDYTGAGVRVALIDDGVDYLHPDLFPNYDFSLEVAGVDGYHPDRDGAHGTAVAGIIAAQRNQTGAVGIAHEATLVSMPAIPASDLSGDGLAAGPTISLRDAFANFANYDVVNNSWGYVTPFYDSAFNARQAELHATLADVVAEGRDGLGGIIVKSAGNGRGSLDNTAGSWTTASWGTIAVAAVERDGRVSSYSTEGASVLVSAFGGPVPGDVVTTDRTGHLGYNRATVGDEVTSGFNGTSAAAPMVSGVAALMLEANPDLGYRDVQTILAATAVHTGADSFDGSGLTGAERYQWDWNGADGWNGGGFHFSEDYGFGLVDVLAAVRLAESWTGTGTWESRALVEGVAANEGSVAITDLATVTMTFDVAETIAVERVAIDLGLSHTWLSDLEIQLTSPDGTVSELMRDNFGSADATDYGARDLTLASNAFLGELSAGTWTLTITDDYLGDSGTASNAALSIVGHDATDDVYIYTEEYADFAGGPGRRALTDTDGGIDEINAAAVFSDSVISLVAGAIGRIDGVTFSLAADAAIENATSGDGDDLLTGNALGNRLSGGRGDDTLDGGAGTDTLIGGAGDDRYIVDQPGDRVIERADEGIDTIETALNITLPANVERVILRGAAWSVQGSSADNTMIGNAACNRITGRAGDDYLTSHDGDDTLDGGGGADTMIGGAGDDRYTVSNAGDVVRETVGEGFDTVRSYISFTLGDDVERLELLKSALNGSGNDLANSLVGNSFGNMLNGLGGQDHIRGEAGDDTISGGAGDDTMIGGTGDDTYIVGLRSDVVVEETGAGYDTVVSYAGTFRLDDNVERMELRSGAQVGYGNDLRNTMIGNGAGNALYGEGGGDRLFGEGGRDTLVGGAGDDTLNGGAGSDYYVLGEGADRVVIGAGDSGYGFSRRDMIRDFTSGEDVIDLSALDADAGVAGNQAFRFFGGTAAPGAGEVGAVVYGDALIVSVNLDDDAAIELQLQLNGVDHITASDFIL, encoded by the coding sequence ATGACGCTCATCCACACGGGGGTGGAGACGATCGACCCTGGCCCGGGCCCGGGGGGGCGGGAAGGCGGCGCCGACCCCGGCACGGGTACAGGCACGGGCCTCGTCGTGCTCGACCTCGGCCCGGCGGACCCCTACTTCGCCTCGCAGTATCACCTCGCCAACGGCGCCGGCGGGCAGCGCGACCTCAACCTCTTCTCCGGGGGCGCGTCGGTCTGGGACGACTATACCGGCGCGGGCGTGCGCGTCGCGCTGATTGACGACGGGGTCGACTACCTGCACCCGGACCTCTTTCCGAACTACGATTTCAGCCTCGAGGTCGCCGGGGTCGACGGCTATCACCCGGACCGCGACGGGGCTCACGGCACCGCCGTCGCCGGCATCATCGCGGCCCAGCGCAACCAGACCGGCGCGGTCGGCATCGCGCACGAGGCAACGCTGGTGTCGATGCCCGCCATCCCGGCCTCCGACCTCTCCGGCGACGGTCTCGCGGCCGGGCCGACGATCTCGCTCCGGGACGCGTTCGCCAACTTCGCGAACTACGACGTCGTCAACAACAGCTGGGGCTACGTCACGCCGTTCTACGATTCGGCCTTCAACGCCCGGCAGGCGGAGCTTCACGCGACACTCGCCGACGTCGTCGCGGAGGGACGGGACGGGCTCGGCGGCATCATCGTGAAGTCGGCCGGCAACGGGCGTGGCTCGCTCGACAATACGGCGGGGTCGTGGACCACCGCGTCGTGGGGCACGATCGCGGTGGCGGCGGTGGAGCGGGACGGGCGCGTCTCCAGCTATTCCACCGAAGGGGCGAGCGTCCTCGTCTCCGCCTTCGGCGGGCCGGTGCCGGGCGACGTGGTGACGACCGACCGCACCGGGCACCTCGGCTACAACCGCGCGACCGTCGGCGACGAGGTGACGAGCGGCTTCAACGGTACCTCGGCGGCGGCGCCGATGGTCTCCGGTGTCGCGGCGCTGATGCTGGAGGCCAATCCGGACCTCGGCTACCGCGACGTGCAGACGATCCTCGCCGCCACCGCCGTCCATACCGGCGCGGACAGCTTCGACGGCAGCGGCCTCACCGGGGCGGAGCGCTACCAGTGGGACTGGAACGGCGCCGACGGCTGGAACGGCGGCGGGTTCCACTTCTCCGAGGACTACGGCTTCGGCCTCGTCGACGTGCTCGCCGCCGTCCGCCTCGCCGAGAGCTGGACCGGCACCGGCACGTGGGAGAGCCGCGCGCTGGTGGAGGGCGTCGCGGCGAACGAGGGGAGCGTAGCGATCACCGACCTCGCCACCGTGACGATGACGTTCGATGTCGCCGAGACCATCGCGGTGGAGCGCGTCGCGATCGACCTCGGACTGAGTCACACCTGGCTCAGCGACCTCGAGATCCAGCTCACCTCGCCGGACGGCACCGTGAGCGAGCTGATGCGCGACAACTTCGGCAGTGCCGACGCGACGGACTACGGCGCCCGCGACCTCACGCTGGCCAGCAACGCCTTCCTCGGCGAACTGAGCGCGGGGACATGGACCCTGACGATCACCGACGACTACCTCGGCGATTCCGGCACGGCGTCCAACGCCGCGCTCTCCATCGTCGGCCATGACGCGACGGACGACGTCTACATATACACCGAGGAGTATGCGGACTTCGCCGGCGGTCCGGGCCGGCGCGCGCTGACGGACACGGACGGCGGCATCGACGAGATCAACGCCGCCGCCGTCTTCAGCGACAGCGTGATCAGTCTGGTCGCCGGCGCCATCGGCCGCATCGACGGCGTGACGTTCAGCCTCGCCGCCGACGCGGCGATCGAGAACGCCACGTCGGGGGACGGCGACGATCTCCTCACCGGCAACGCGCTCGGCAACCGCCTTTCCGGCGGGCGCGGCGACGACACGCTCGACGGCGGGGCCGGGACCGACACGCTGATCGGCGGCGCCGGGGACGACCGCTACATCGTCGACCAGCCGGGCGACCGGGTGATCGAGCGCGCGGACGAGGGCATCGACACCATCGAGACCGCCCTCAACATCACGCTGCCGGCGAACGTGGAGCGTGTGATCCTGCGCGGCGCGGCGTGGTCGGTGCAGGGCTCGTCCGCCGACAACACGATGATCGGCAACGCGGCCTGCAACCGGATCACCGGCCGGGCGGGCGATGACTACCTCACCAGCCACGACGGTGACGACACGCTGGACGGGGGCGGCGGGGCCGACACCATGATCGGCGGCGCCGGTGACGACCGCTACACCGTCAGCAATGCCGGCGACGTGGTGCGCGAGACCGTTGGCGAGGGCTTCGACACCGTGCGCAGCTACATCAGCTTCACGCTGGGGGACGACGTGGAGCGGCTGGAGCTGCTGAAGTCGGCGCTCAACGGATCGGGCAACGACCTTGCCAACTCGCTCGTCGGCAACAGCTTCGGGAACATGCTGAACGGCCTCGGCGGGCAGGACCATATCCGCGGCGAGGCGGGCGACGACACGATCAGCGGCGGCGCCGGCGACGACACGATGATCGGCGGCACCGGTGACGACACCTACATCGTCGGCCTGCGCAGCGACGTCGTGGTCGAGGAGACGGGCGCCGGCTACGACACCGTCGTCAGCTACGCCGGGACCTTCCGCCTCGACGACAATGTGGAGCGGATGGAGCTGCGCTCCGGCGCACAGGTCGGCTACGGCAACGACCTTCGCAACACGATGATCGGCAACGGGGCCGGCAATGCGCTCTATGGCGAGGGCGGCGGCGACCGGCTGTTCGGGGAGGGGGGCCGCGACACGCTGGTGGGCGGTGCCGGCGACGACACGCTGAACGGCGGTGCCGGATCGGACTACTACGTGCTGGGCGAGGGCGCGGACCGGGTGGTGATCGGCGCGGGCGACTCCGGCTACGGGTTCAGCCGGCGCGACATGATCCGCGACTTCACCTCGGGGGAGGACGTCATCGACCTCTCGGCACTCGACGCCGATGCCGGCGTCGCCGGCAACCAGGCGTTCCGCTTCTTCGGCGGCACGGCCGCCCCCGGCGCCGGAGAGGTCGGCGCGGTGGTCTACGGCGACGCGCTCATCGTCAGCGTCAACTTGGACGACGACGCGGCGATCGAGCTGCAGCTCCAGCTCAACGGGGTCGACCACATCACGGCGTCGGACTTCATTCTGTAG
- a CDS encoding efflux RND transporter permease subunit produces the protein MISKVFVERPRLAIVISLVLTIAGALALYSMPVAQFPDITPPVVQVTASYPGADSETIADTVGGPIEEQVNGVKDMIYMSSTSSSSGTYTLSVTFDIGTDPDIAQVNTQNRVSQALATLPSTVQALGVSTQAQSTNMLGVINVFSPDDSFDPIYISNYTTINVRDPLSRINGVGEATLLGGLDYSMRVWLDPIKLAAVGLSTSDIGSAIQAENIQASLGTIGGPPIGDSQVVQYTVTSQGQLPDPTAFGNIIVRTGSDGAIVRLRDVARIELGAQTYSSISKLNNKPAASVAIYQAPGANALEVMKNVRAQMETLSQRFPSGLKYEVVYDSTLFVSASINEIIMTLGITAVIVMIVTFVFLGNLRATIIPAATIPVSLIGVFLVLAAFGFSANTISLFAVVLAIGLVVDDAIVVVENVSRIMEEEGKDRREATLEAMRQVQGPIISTTLVLFALFGPVAFFPGITGELFRQFAVTISAAVFISSINALTLSPAICALVLNPATKKVLPLALFDRGLDKVRNGYVGLVSAIARRSLIAGIAILAAGIASGILIERTPGAFIPNEDQGALFVDVSLPAGAALPRSLEVMQQVTDIANSHPGIANVITVAGYSLLTGAPSSGSGLAVIVMDPWDQRTTPELSLKSIYASLNEKFAAIPEANVFAFPPPPIPGLGAAAGFDYRLQGFSGQTPQELTEALRSLLVAANQDPRIGRAYSSYSADIPQIYLDVDRAKAQSLNVPISALYETLQAQLGSQYINNFTYLGRVFQVNIQADAQFRKNLADLNQMYVRSTDGNMVPISTLVEPRYTLGPDLSFRYNQFISAAVNGSAAAGYSDGQAMEAMEEISAKTLPEGFGFSWSSMSYQSAQQGNALGILLGLSVLFGYLFLVGLYESWMNPFAVLGSVTIAALGAVAAISAFGIALNVYVQIGLVLLVGLAAKNAILIVEFAKEAREANHTRVEAARQAAEMRFRAVLMTAFAFILGVVPLVTATGAGAVSRFVLGTTVLGGMFAATCIGIVFIPGLYVMFQWLGDTVSNNKRTVERRGNAAPVPGAAPSAE, from the coding sequence ATGATCTCGAAGGTCTTCGTCGAACGGCCGCGACTCGCGATCGTCATCTCGCTCGTCCTCACCATCGCGGGCGCGCTCGCGCTCTACTCGATGCCGGTGGCCCAGTTCCCCGACATCACCCCGCCGGTGGTGCAGGTCACCGCGTCCTACCCGGGCGCCGATTCTGAGACCATCGCCGACACGGTCGGCGGTCCGATCGAGGAGCAGGTCAACGGCGTGAAGGACATGATCTACATGTCCTCGACGTCCTCCTCCTCCGGCACCTACACCCTGAGCGTCACCTTCGACATCGGCACCGACCCCGATATCGCCCAGGTGAACACGCAGAACCGCGTCTCCCAGGCGCTCGCGACGCTGCCGTCGACGGTGCAGGCCCTCGGCGTCAGCACCCAGGCCCAGTCGACCAACATGCTGGGCGTGATCAACGTGTTCTCGCCGGATGACTCGTTCGATCCGATCTACATTTCGAACTACACGACCATCAACGTGCGCGACCCGCTGTCGCGCATCAACGGCGTCGGCGAGGCCACCCTCCTCGGCGGCCTCGACTACTCGATGCGTGTCTGGCTCGACCCGATCAAGCTCGCCGCCGTCGGCCTCTCGACCTCGGACATCGGCAGCGCGATCCAGGCGGAGAACATCCAGGCCTCGCTCGGCACCATCGGCGGTCCGCCGATCGGCGACTCGCAGGTCGTCCAGTACACCGTCACCAGCCAGGGCCAGCTCCCCGACCCGACGGCGTTCGGCAACATCATCGTGCGGACCGGCAGCGACGGCGCCATCGTGCGCCTGCGCGACGTCGCCCGCATCGAGCTCGGCGCGCAGACCTATTCGTCGATCTCCAAGCTGAACAACAAGCCGGCCGCCTCCGTCGCGATCTACCAGGCTCCGGGCGCGAACGCGCTCGAGGTGATGAAGAACGTGCGGGCGCAGATGGAGACGCTTTCCCAGCGCTTCCCCAGCGGCCTCAAGTACGAAGTCGTCTACGACTCCACCCTCTTCGTCTCCGCGTCGATCAACGAAATCATCATGACGCTCGGCATCACCGCCGTGATCGTCATGATCGTGACCTTCGTCTTCCTGGGGAACCTGAGGGCGACGATCATCCCGGCGGCGACTATTCCGGTGTCGCTGATCGGCGTGTTCCTGGTGCTCGCGGCATTCGGATTCTCGGCCAATACCATCAGCCTGTTCGCGGTGGTGCTCGCCATCGGCCTCGTCGTCGACGACGCCATCGTTGTGGTCGAGAACGTGTCCCGCATCATGGAGGAAGAGGGCAAGGACAGACGCGAGGCCACCCTCGAGGCGATGCGACAGGTGCAGGGGCCGATCATCTCGACCACCCTCGTCCTCTTCGCCCTCTTCGGTCCGGTCGCCTTCTTCCCCGGGATCACCGGCGAGCTCTTCCGCCAGTTCGCGGTCACCATCTCGGCAGCGGTGTTCATCTCCTCGATCAACGCCCTGACGCTGTCGCCGGCGATCTGCGCCCTGGTGCTCAACCCGGCGACCAAGAAGGTGCTGCCGCTCGCGCTGTTCGACCGCGGGCTCGACAAGGTGCGTAACGGCTATGTCGGCCTCGTCAGCGCCATCGCCCGCCGCTCGCTGATCGCCGGCATCGCGATCCTGGCGGCCGGCATCGCGTCGGGCATCCTCATCGAGCGGACGCCGGGCGCGTTCATCCCGAACGAGGACCAGGGCGCGCTGTTCGTCGACGTGTCGCTTCCCGCCGGCGCCGCCCTCCCCCGCTCGCTCGAAGTGATGCAGCAGGTGACCGACATCGCCAACTCGCATCCGGGCATCGCGAACGTCATCACCGTGGCGGGCTACAGCCTCCTGACCGGCGCGCCGAGCTCCGGCTCGGGCCTCGCGGTCATCGTGATGGATCCGTGGGACCAGCGCACGACGCCCGAGCTCAGCCTGAAGTCGATCTACGCGAGCCTGAACGAGAAGTTCGCGGCGATCCCGGAGGCGAACGTCTTCGCCTTCCCGCCGCCGCCGATCCCCGGCCTCGGCGCCGCGGCCGGCTTCGACTACCGCCTCCAGGGCTTCAGCGGGCAGACCCCGCAGGAGCTGACGGAAGCCCTGCGCTCCCTGCTGGTGGCCGCCAACCAGGACCCGCGCATCGGCCGCGCCTACTCCAGCTACTCTGCCGACATCCCGCAGATCTACCTGGACGTCGACCGTGCCAAGGCGCAGAGCCTCAACGTGCCGATCTCGGCGCTCTACGAGACGCTCCAGGCCCAGCTCGGCTCGCAGTACATCAACAACTTCACCTACCTGGGGCGCGTGTTCCAGGTGAACATCCAGGCCGATGCGCAGTTCCGCAAGAACCTCGCCGACCTGAACCAGATGTACGTGCGCTCGACGGACGGCAACATGGTGCCGATCTCCACACTGGTGGAGCCGAGGTACACGCTCGGCCCGGACCTCTCGTTCCGGTACAACCAGTTCATCTCCGCCGCCGTGAACGGCAGCGCCGCAGCCGGCTATTCGGACGGCCAGGCCATGGAGGCGATGGAGGAGATCTCGGCCAAGACGCTGCCGGAGGGCTTCGGCTTCTCCTGGTCGAGCATGTCCTACCAGTCGGCGCAGCAGGGCAACGCCCTCGGCATCCTGCTGGGCCTGTCGGTGCTCTTCGGCTACCTCTTCCTGGTCGGCCTCTACGAGAGCTGGATGAACCCGTTCGCGGTGCTGGGGTCGGTGACGATCGCGGCACTCGGCGCGGTCGCCGCCATCTCCGCCTTCGGCATCGCCCTCAACGTCTACGTCCAGATCGGCCTCGTGCTCCTCGTCGGTCTGGCGGCCAAGAACGCCATTCTGATCGTGGAGTTCGCCAAGGAGGCGCGGGAGGCCAACCACACCCGCGTGGAAGCGGCGCGGCAGGCCGCCGAGATGCGTTTCCGCGCGGTGCTGATGACGGCTTTCGCCTTCATCCTCGGCGTGGTCCCGCTGGTGACGGCGACGGGCGCGGGCGCTGTGTCGCGCTTCGTGCTCGGCACGACGGTGCTCGGCGGCATGTTCGCGGCCACCTGCATCGGCATCGTGTTCATCCCGGGCCTCTACGTGATGTTCCAGTGGCTGGGTGACACGGTCAGCAACAACAAGCGCACGGTCGAGCGGCGTGGCAACGCCGCCCCGGTGCCCGGCGCCGCCCCGTCGGCGGAGTAA
- a CDS encoding efflux RND transporter periplasmic adaptor subunit, which translates to MKFRPSSVAVLARVPRWQALSVAIIMSVNAAGPAFAQQGNAAPPAVVVAPIAEQDVSRSDRFVGRVQAIQSVNLVARVEGFLEQINFKEGSTVKKNDLLIGIEKAPYQAQLAAAQGQLASANATLVGTQAKLKNADVVLARQKNLLQRDVASQAQADDAQANRDVAAANVQEAQAAIEQAKAQVQTAELNLSYTDIISPIDGRTGVVSITEGNLVNTQSGTIATVVQIDPIRVAFSIPETLFTRIAQAGFTKSDRGQTVPNVAGFTPEIILPGGTAYGHDGKITFASNQIDAATGTLVIYADFPNPDGVLLPGAFVNVVVKQAQGQLLPIVPVSAVLQDQQGRYVFVIDSDNKAEVRRIETAGQIENGFPVTKGLTAGETVIVQGLQKVRPGIEVTPTPAKPTQPGDSTSSAASTSPGAGSSSGTAPASGGSGTAPAASGGTSTTSAPAPASGNTSSAPASTSGSGSDTSGDSAGPSAASDSAGATDSSGSADSSGGSAAPASGNDASSSTPASAQ; encoded by the coding sequence ATGAAATTTCGACCGTCGTCCGTCGCCGTGCTTGCCCGCGTCCCGCGATGGCAGGCCCTGTCCGTCGCGATCATCATGAGTGTGAACGCCGCCGGCCCGGCCTTCGCGCAGCAAGGCAACGCCGCGCCGCCCGCGGTGGTGGTCGCGCCGATCGCCGAACAGGACGTCTCGCGGAGCGACCGCTTCGTCGGCCGCGTCCAGGCGATCCAGTCGGTAAACCTCGTCGCCCGCGTCGAGGGCTTCCTCGAGCAGATCAATTTCAAGGAAGGGTCGACGGTCAAGAAGAACGACCTCCTGATCGGGATCGAGAAGGCGCCGTACCAGGCGCAGCTGGCCGCCGCGCAGGGCCAGCTCGCGTCGGCCAACGCCACGCTCGTCGGCACCCAGGCGAAGCTCAAGAACGCCGACGTCGTCCTCGCGCGGCAGAAGAACCTCCTGCAGCGTGACGTCGCAAGCCAGGCGCAGGCCGACGACGCCCAGGCCAACCGCGACGTCGCCGCGGCGAACGTCCAGGAGGCGCAGGCCGCCATCGAGCAGGCCAAGGCCCAGGTCCAGACAGCCGAACTGAACCTCAGCTACACCGACATCATCTCGCCGATCGACGGGCGCACCGGCGTCGTCTCGATCACCGAGGGCAACCTCGTGAACACCCAGAGCGGGACGATCGCGACGGTGGTCCAGATCGACCCGATCCGCGTCGCCTTCTCGATCCCGGAGACGCTGTTCACCAGGATCGCGCAGGCCGGGTTCACGAAGTCCGACAGGGGGCAGACCGTCCCCAACGTCGCCGGCTTCACCCCCGAGATCATCCTGCCGGGCGGCACTGCCTACGGTCACGACGGCAAGATCACCTTCGCCAGCAACCAGATCGACGCCGCGACCGGCACGCTGGTCATCTACGCCGACTTCCCGAACCCGGACGGGGTTCTCCTGCCCGGCGCCTTCGTCAACGTCGTGGTGAAGCAGGCTCAGGGGCAGCTTCTGCCGATCGTGCCGGTCTCCGCGGTCCTTCAGGACCAGCAGGGGCGCTACGTCTTCGTCATCGACAGCGACAACAAGGCCGAGGTGCGGCGCATCGAGACCGCCGGCCAGATCGAGAACGGCTTCCCGGTCACCAAGGGCCTGACCGCCGGTGAAACGGTGATCGTCCAGGGCCTGCAGAAGGTTCGCCCCGGCATCGAGGTGACGCCGACGCCGGCGAAGCCGACCCAGCCGGGCGACTCGACCTCCAGCGCCGCCAGCACATCGCCGGGCGCCGGCAGTTCGTCCGGCACCGCGCCCGCGAGCGGCGGCTCCGGCACCGCGCCGGCCGCATCCGGCGGCACCTCGACGACGAGCGCCCCGGCACCCGCGAGCGGGAACACATCCTCCGCCCCGGCGAGCACGAGCGGCAGCGGTTCGGACACGTCCGGCGACAGCGCCGGTCCCAGCGCCGCGAGCGACAGCGCCGGCGCGACCGACAGCAGCGGCTCGGCCGACAGCTCGGGCGGCAGCGCGGCCCCCGCGAGCGGTAACGACGCGTCCTCCTCTACTCCGGCCAGCGCCCAATGA